A window of Polynucleobacter sp. KF022 genomic DNA:
GCTTGATCTAGGTGATCAAGTCTTTGATTACATAGTCATCTCAGATTTAGTAAATGATTTATGGGATGTACAAACAATGTTAGAAAGCATGCATCCGTATTGTCATGCTGAGACGCGTATCGTATTTAACTTTTTTAGTCATGCTTGGAATATTCCCTTACGAGCGGCTCGCGCGCTAGCTTTAGCTACTCCAAATCTACCTCAGAACTGGCTGACACGCCACGATATGAATAACCTGCTGGAAATCTCGCAGTACGAGAGTCTGCGCCAGTGGCGAGAAATTATTGCGCCAATTCATATTCCGTTGATCTCCAATTTCTGTAATCGTTATCTGGCCAAAATTTGGCCCTTTGAACTATTGGCAATCACCAACTTCATCATTGCAAGACCGGTGGGTATGCAAGAAAAGAAAAATCCTAGCGTTTCTGTCATCATTGCTGCCCGCAACGAGTCTGGTCATATTGCTGAGCTCTTTGAACGCGTTCCTCACATGGGATCTGCGACTGAGATCATTTTTGTGGAGGGCAACTCGACTGACGATACCTATGATGTTATTGCTAGCGAGATGGCCAAGCGACCTGAGTGCAATTGCAAATTACTTAAGCAAACTGGCAAAGGTAAAGGCAATGCAGTCCGCAATGGTTTTGATGCGGCTACCGGTGACATCTTGATGATTTTGGATGCCGATATTACTGTACCCCCCGAAGATTTAACCCGTTGCTACAACATTATGGCAAGCGGGCTTGGAGAGTTTGTGAATGGGGTGCGCTTGGTATACCCCATGCAAGATGAAGCAATGCGTTTTTTAAACTTACTTGGCAATAAGTTTTTCTCATGGGCATTTAGTTGGCTGATTGGTCAGCCTATACGAGATACCTTATGCGGCACTAAGGTTCTTTGGAAAACGGATTACGAACGGATTGCTGATAATCGTAAATACTTTGGCGATTTTGATCCATTTGGCGATTTTGATCTGCTCTTTGGTGCGGCCCGCCTAAATCTCAAAATTGTTGAGGTGCCCATTCGGTATCGGGCAAGGCGTTATGGCGAGACCAACATCTCCCGCTGGAGTCACGGCTGGCTATTACTCAAAATGGTGGCTTTTGCCGCCCGCAGAATTAAATTTACTTGACTTCAAGGCTAAAAACTATTGCTCGGAAGAGGGTTGAGCGCATTCCGCCTCAATTCTCTTGATATCCATTTGCTGGTGATATTGGATGAGACCAGATTTGCAAAAGGGATGAGAACCTTTTCGAATGAGCCAATTGTAGTAATTGGTATAGGGCACTAAATTAGCGAGCAAAGTAAGAAAAATCAAAATACTCAGCGTTCTTTTTTGAGTACGTTGTGGCATTTTATAAATCAGCAAGAGTGCAAAAGTAAACAGAAAAAACTCAGAGAAAATCCGGTAGTGAGGGTTATCGATATATCGAATTTTGTTGACCAAATTGACGATATAAAAACTAGCTAGAGTAAAGCCAAAAAACCACCATTCTTTTTGTGTAATGCTATGGCGGTAGTAAATCAGGTAGCCTACAGAAAATCCAATTAGTAGGGTAGGCGATGAGAATTTGCCGAAAGTCTCTACTAGTGGGCTGATGAGGAAATTCAGCGTATTGAGTAAACCATCGCTTGAGAATGGGTTTGCCATAAATGCACTCTCCGACCCCTTAAGAAAACGAGTCATGCTCATTGGATCAGCAATATTTCCAAAAATAGATATACCTAGATTGATTTGAGTGCTAGTAAACTCTACGAGAAGAAAGGCAACCAAGTAGCACACATTAAAAATAGTGATTGCTATAAAGGTGTTGTAGCGCCGAACATTAATTGCAATGACTGCAATAAGAAAATTGAAAAAGCTGACTAACAGCACGTTAAAAATAAAACCCAACCCTGTTGATCGAGGTGAATAAAAGAAAAGTAAGAGAATGTAGGATAGCGCTGCTGTAAAAATGAAGAAAATATGATGAGCACTTTCTTTTTCAGGGGAAACCGCATTTGGAACGAAGTAAGCAGCCCAGCAAAAGTAAAAAGGGGCCAGTACAAGAATTTGTGCTTTATTGAGTGCTGCGCAGAAAAAACAAAAAAGGCAGAGCTGTAGCAAGCAGTAAGACTTAAGAGTATTTTTTTGATAGCTAGCGATGAAGTAGTAAAGCGCCAGCATTAAAAACATAAAGGCGATGGGCTCTGTGCGCATCGCAGTAAAGTGATAAAAAACACCATTACTTATGAAAGCTAAAAAAGCAACCAACAGAGCAATGAAGGTGCTCTTAAAGATTTTATTGCTCAGGTAGTAAATACCAGAAACCAATACAAGAGTACTCACTAATGCAGCGTGTCTTGCAGAAATTACTAGGTAACGCATGGCATCAAATATCGTTGGCGCCTGATTAAACTGAGTAATGTTAGAGATATCACTTAAGCCTAAAAAGTTACTGGCTTTTAGTATCAAAGCGATCAAATGAATGGAAAAGAACCCAGGGTGATCGACATATTCTTGATTCAGACCGGAGTTAATTAGAAGGCCGTTATAGCCTAGAGTTAGTTCTTGATCAGCCCAAAAGGACCAGTTGCGATTATATCCAGTGCCATAGAACAGCGCTATCAGGAAAGCCCATATAAAAAAATAAGGTAGACACTGTTTGAAAAAATATTTCATCTTGCTTTGAACGACACTGGATTAATAGCAAAATCCCGATTACAGTCCGTTTTCTCGATAGTGCTTATAGAGATTGGCAATGGATGCAAAACCCAGAACCACAATTAATACCGCAAATAAGTACTCTGTTGTGAGGTAGGTATACACACCCATCTGCACCAGGACAGCCGCAACAATGAAGGCGGCCATGGATCCGAATGCCACCAATTTAAAGTTTGGGACAAAGGCTCCTAAGGTAATGGCGATAAAGACAATGTAAAGATCAGAAACAAGTTGATCAGCTGTTACAAAAATACTATTTGTAAGCTCGGGGTTAGTGAACTTGCCCAATACAGCAATGACCAAAATAGATGCCAAGATAGCAAAGTTGAGCTTTGCTTTGAGAAGAATGGTTTTAAATTGATCGCCCATGGCTTTATGAGGCGCTGCCGTTAAACACGAGGCTGATACCAATCCACAAAATAATAAAAGCAATTAATACGGTTGAACCAATTTTCTTGAGGAAATATTCAAGGCTATCCATGTAGACCTCATCACCTCTGCCAAAGTAATGATCAAAGCGCTTCCAATAAAGACGTCCCACAACTAAGGGGAGGAGCATCGCAACGATGCCTAAAATAACGGTTAAGGTGTTATCCATACTGAAACTTTCTTTGCTAACAATCTCTGGGGATTGGCTGTAAAGGCTAAAGAATACCTGTTTTTGTTTCCCATGCGGCTTAGCGCTGCTTTGGGGCTCATCAATCGGTGTTATTCAGGGCTAAAAGTGGTTTGTTGATACAGTAGAGGCTACTTTTCAACTAATTCATTCGAAAGCATCTCTATGGCCGAACTATCAACCGCTCAGATTCAAGAGATCCGTACAAAAGTATTGGGCGCTGCCGCCAAAATTCCAGGCGCATTAATTGGCCTGGGAATTTTATTTATCGTTCTGGGCATGATCGGTATTGCAGGTCAAACCTTATTCTCATTTATCTCGGTTAATGTGTTGGGCATTTTCTTATTTTCTGGTGGCCTTCTTCAGGGTGCTCATGCTCTCAAGTCGCATGGCTGGAAAAGTGTTGGCGTACAGCTGATTTTGGCAGCACTTTATATTGCAGCAGCAATCTTCACTTGGGCATTTCCAATTCCAGCGCTAGAGGCAATCACGCTTTGGTTGGCTGCGATCTTTTTTGTGACCGGCGCTTTACGTTTGATCTCCGCGTTTCAGTATCGTCACTTTCGTGAATGGTTCTGGTTGGTATTGTCTTCAGCAATCTCCATTTTGATGGGCGTACTCATCATGAATGGTTATCCAGAGTCTAGCCTTTGGTTGCCTGGTATGTTGATTGCGATTGAGCTCTTATTGCAAGGTTGGTCATTGTTGTTTATGGGATTAGCGGCACGCTCACTTACTAAATAACTCATTTGATTCAGAAGGCAGAGTAAAGAGACTTCATCATGGCAATGAAAAAAACCGACCTCTATAAGAATTTAGCTTTGAAAACTGCACAGGGAATGAAGAATGCCGCCAAGACTCCCAAACTAGGCGCAGATGAGAAGGCAAAGTCTAAGAAGGAGCTAGCAAGTGCGAACCCCTTGCTAGCTTCTTTAATGGGCAAATCCAAGTCAAAGTAATTCTTGAAGAAAGTAGCCCCGCTTTTTCTGATTGATCTCCTAAAGGTCTTTGCGGCCTTGTTAATCATCCTGCATCACCTCTCTAGTTATGGGCAAATTGCCGAGGATGCACGCCGCGTTCTTCCGGGTCTGATGACTTGGCTATTTGAGTATGGGCGCTATGCTGTGCAAATCTTCCTAGTGATGGCCGGATATTTGGCCGCTCAATCTTTGAGTCGTTACGCTAACCTCAAATTTAGTGCCAATAGTTTGCTCAAGCTCATTCTGAATCGTTATCTGCGCTTGTTTGCACCATACGCTATCGCACTTATTTTTACTATTGCGTGCGCATATATTGCGCGCCTCTGGGTCAATGATGAATTCATTGGGGAATCAGAAACGCTATCGCAATTTTTGGCGCACCTCTTTTTTATCCAAGGAATCTTGGGTCTTGATTCGATTTCTGCTGGCGCTTGGTATGTCGCGATTGATTGGCAGCTGTATTCCGTGCTGGCAATTTTGTTAATCTCTTTTCCGAGATATCAAGCATTGATTTGGTTAATTAGCGTTCTAGCCGTTAGTTCTTTGCTGTTCTTTAATCGTTCGGCTGACTATGAAGCCTATTTCATTTACTTTATTGGCTCATATGGTTTAGGAGTTTTAGCTTACTTAGCAAGTCGCTTTCAAGATGCAGGTATCCAGCGCTTTGCTAAGGTGGCATTGATTTTGATTGGTTTAATTATTGCTGCAGCTTCATTCCAACAAGTTTGGCTCAGAAATTTCCTTGCTTGGTTTGTGGCCCTGGCTTTGTATTTATGGGGTGATACTCAATATCCTAAAGCCATTATTCAGAAGGGCTGGGCAAAGGCTATCGCCTGGGGAAGCCAGCGCTCTTACTCTGCATTCTTAATTCACTTCGCATTTATTTTGCTGGCCAACACCATCTACATTGCATCAGGAATACACGCGCATGAAAGTGGTGCGTTAGCAATAACATTAATACTAGCGGTAGTTATAACTAGTGTGATTGCAGCAAATTATCTTTATCGCTGGATAGAGGTTCCAGCAAATAAACTCAAGATCTAATCTAAAAGATTACAGCCCCATATCCTTCAGTGCGCGGAAGATCTCGCGATAAGCCTTAGGTGGCTTGTTTTGCTCTTTTTCCTTGCGTGCATTACGAATCAAGGTGCGCATGTTTTGAATATCCATATCAGGATATTGCTCAATCATTTTGGTGAAAGCTTCATCGTTTGCAATCAGCCGCTCGCGATAGCTTTCGAGAAAGTGCAGTTTGGCAGTCTCTGCCTTGCTAACACCTTGGATCGCGTCCAAGCGTTTCTGAATCGCATCCAACTCTTCATCATCTAAGAAGCGCATGAGTTTGCCAAGGTATTGCTTATGGCGACGGATTGCCTCAAAACTTTTAATCTTGTTGGTTTCGGCAATCGCGGCCTTAATTGCCTCATCTAGCGGAATGGTTTTGAGGGCATCGCTACTCAAGGCGGCCAATACTTCGGCCAGCTTTTGGCGCTCAGTCATTTGGCGCTTTAGCTCTGACTTGCTGGGGCCCTCATCAGCCTCAACTAGCTTGGGAGTGCGATTCTTCTCATTAATATGCATATGGCTATTTTAGACGGGTATTTGAGGTTTCTAGCTGAATTGCCTAATTTCTTCATATTGGGAGAATTGGTAAATAATAGAGTTAAAAATAGCCATACAAAAAGCAGAGACATGAGTACAACAAATCACCCAAACACTTACGACTACATCATCATTGGAGCAGGAAGTGCTGGCTGCATGTTGGCTAAGCGTTTGACTGAAAACCCCAATAAGAAAGTCTTGCTGATCGAAGCGGGTAAGAACGACAACTACATCTGGATTCATATTCCGGTTGGATATTTATATTGCATTGATAACCCTAGAGCAGATTGGCGATTTAAAACTGCTGCTGAAAAAGGTTTGAACGGTCGCTCATTGTTATATCCCCGTGGCCGCGTATTGGGTGGATGTTCATCCATTAACGGCATGATCTATATGCGTGGGCAAGCTCGTGACTATGAGTCTTGGGTGCAGGCTACTGGTGATGAATCGTGGTCTTGGGAAAATGCACTCAAGCGCTACAAGTCATTCGAGGATTACCACGGGGCTGCTAATGAGTGGCATGGAAAAGGCGGGGAGTGGACCGTTTCAAAGCAGCGTTTGCGTTGGCCCATCATGGATCGCTTTAAAGAAGCTGCGGTGGAGGCGGGCATTCCAGCTACAGATGACTTTAATCAGGGTGATAACTTTGGCGTGGGTTACTTTGATGTGAGTCAGCGTGCTGGTTGGCGTTTGAATACTTCTAAAGCATTCTTAAGAGACGCTGCAAAGCGCAGCAATCTCACAGTATTGACTGAAGCGATGGTGAACAAACTCAAGATCGATCCCGTAACTAAAAGTTGTTATGGAGTTGAGTACATCAAGAATGGTCAAACACATGAAGCCTTATGCGCCATTGAGAATGGCGGTGAAGTATTGCTAAGTGGCGGCGCCATTGGTAGTGTGCAA
This region includes:
- a CDS encoding bifunctional class I SAM-dependent methyltransferase/glycosyltransferase family 2 protein, which gives rise to MNMNPNTNPYELEFSEYQERRGQFWDSVNSSRSHSLGAYYQKRLAHVYQNIVPSNCKVLELGCRGGDLLHALKPSIGVGVDFSEQALIKARKHYPSLQFICADAQQLDLGDQVFDYIVISDLVNDLWDVQTMLESMHPYCHAETRIVFNFFSHAWNIPLRAARALALATPNLPQNWLTRHDMNNLLEISQYESLRQWREIIAPIHIPLISNFCNRYLAKIWPFELLAITNFIIARPVGMQEKKNPSVSVIIAARNESGHIAELFERVPHMGSATEIIFVEGNSTDDTYDVIASEMAKRPECNCKLLKQTGKGKGNAVRNGFDAATGDILMILDADITVPPEDLTRCYNIMASGLGEFVNGVRLVYPMQDEAMRFLNLLGNKFFSWAFSWLIGQPIRDTLCGTKVLWKTDYERIADNRKYFGDFDPFGDFDLLFGAARLNLKIVEVPIRYRARRYGETNISRWSHGWLLLKMVAFAARRIKFT
- a CDS encoding phospholipid carrier-dependent glycosyltransferase; the protein is MKYFFKQCLPYFFIWAFLIALFYGTGYNRNWSFWADQELTLGYNGLLINSGLNQEYVDHPGFFSIHLIALILKASNFLGLSDISNITQFNQAPTIFDAMRYLVISARHAALVSTLVLVSGIYYLSNKIFKSTFIALLVAFLAFISNGVFYHFTAMRTEPIAFMFLMLALYYFIASYQKNTLKSYCLLQLCLFCFFCAALNKAQILVLAPFYFCWAAYFVPNAVSPEKESAHHIFFIFTAALSYILLLFFYSPRSTGLGFIFNVLLVSFFNFLIAVIAINVRRYNTFIAITIFNVCYLVAFLLVEFTSTQINLGISIFGNIADPMSMTRFLKGSESAFMANPFSSDGLLNTLNFLISPLVETFGKFSSPTLLIGFSVGYLIYYRHSITQKEWWFFGFTLASFYIVNLVNKIRYIDNPHYRIFSEFFLFTFALLLIYKMPQRTQKRTLSILIFLTLLANLVPYTNYYNWLIRKGSHPFCKSGLIQYHQQMDIKRIEAECAQPSSEQ
- a CDS encoding DUF308 domain-containing protein; the protein is MAELSTAQIQEIRTKVLGAAAKIPGALIGLGILFIVLGMIGIAGQTLFSFISVNVLGIFLFSGGLLQGAHALKSHGWKSVGVQLILAALYIAAAIFTWAFPIPALEAITLWLAAIFFVTGALRLISAFQYRHFREWFWLVLSSAISILMGVLIMNGYPESSLWLPGMLIAIELLLQGWSLLFMGLAARSLTK
- a CDS encoding acyltransferase, with amino-acid sequence MKKVAPLFLIDLLKVFAALLIILHHLSSYGQIAEDARRVLPGLMTWLFEYGRYAVQIFLVMAGYLAAQSLSRYANLKFSANSLLKLILNRYLRLFAPYAIALIFTIACAYIARLWVNDEFIGESETLSQFLAHLFFIQGILGLDSISAGAWYVAIDWQLYSVLAILLISFPRYQALIWLISVLAVSSLLFFNRSADYEAYFIYFIGSYGLGVLAYLASRFQDAGIQRFAKVALILIGLIIAAASFQQVWLRNFLAWFVALALYLWGDTQYPKAIIQKGWAKAIAWGSQRSYSAFLIHFAFILLANTIYIASGIHAHESGALAITLILAVVITSVIAANYLYRWIEVPANKLKI
- the yjgA gene encoding ribosome biogenesis factor YjgA, which encodes MHINEKNRTPKLVEADEGPSKSELKRQMTERQKLAEVLAALSSDALKTIPLDEAIKAAIAETNKIKSFEAIRRHKQYLGKLMRFLDDEELDAIQKRLDAIQGVSKAETAKLHFLESYRERLIANDEAFTKMIEQYPDMDIQNMRTLIRNARKEKEQNKPPKAYREIFRALKDMGL
- a CDS encoding GMC family oxidoreductase N-terminal domain-containing protein; protein product: MSTTNHPNTYDYIIIGAGSAGCMLAKRLTENPNKKVLLIEAGKNDNYIWIHIPVGYLYCIDNPRADWRFKTAAEKGLNGRSLLYPRGRVLGGCSSINGMIYMRGQARDYESWVQATGDESWSWENALKRYKSFEDYHGAANEWHGKGGEWTVSKQRLRWPIMDRFKEAAVEAGIPATDDFNQGDNFGVGYFDVSQRAGWRLNTSKAFLRDAAKRSNLTVLTEAMVNKLKIDPVTKSCYGVEYIKNGQTHEALCAIENGGEVLLSGGAIGSVQILERSGIGAAAHLNQLGIPVVADLPGVGENLQDHLQLRMVYKVNGIKTLNTKANTLIGKMMIGLEYLLKRSGPMSMAPSQLGAFAYSSPEQKSANVEYHVQPLSLEKFGEDLHSFNAFTASVCNLRPTSRGSVHINSADPEAPPVISPNYLSTDEDRKVAAESLRLTRKIVEQSALKPFTPEEYKPGMQYQTDAELVKAAGDIGTTIFHPVGTCKMGRADDPMAVLDSELRVRGIHHLRVVDASAMPTITSGNTAAPTMMIAERVAELLTRE